In Treponema sp. J25, a single window of DNA contains:
- a CDS encoding substrate-binding domain-containing protein: MKRRTVFIVPAILLFLLFTGIFIILYFTRTPFPQKEIRVVAVLKTIDTNMEFWEVVKTAMRMAANELGIGLEIVGPPDESDIESQIRIMEAVIQQKPSVIILAATDRDRLVPLVEKAHSQRIPVITLDSGVKSPLPRTFVATNNVEAARELARYAQQHIPPGSMVAIVNHIPGATTAIEREQGVRSILEKDPRFTIIGTYFTDNFEENAYTIARSLMNQHPRLRALLAMNEVSVIGCARAIRDLGKKGVVQLYGFDNSLVEVQFLEEGVLNATVIQRPFSMGYLSVQIAADVLRGKTFPSFTDTGSVLITPENMYYPEHQKLLFPFVK; encoded by the coding sequence ATGAAACGACGTACGGTTTTTATTGTACCGGCGATACTTCTTTTTCTTCTTTTTACGGGGATTTTTATCATCCTGTATTTTACTCGAACCCCTTTTCCACAAAAAGAAATACGAGTTGTGGCGGTTTTAAAAACCATCGATACAAATATGGAATTCTGGGAAGTAGTTAAAACGGCCATGCGAATGGCGGCGAATGAATTAGGAATAGGTCTTGAAATTGTAGGTCCTCCCGACGAAAGTGACATCGAAAGTCAAATCCGTATTATGGAGGCAGTAATTCAACAAAAGCCATCAGTAATTATTCTGGCGGCCACAGATAGAGATCGGCTTGTTCCTCTGGTAGAAAAGGCTCATAGCCAAAGAATTCCGGTAATTACCCTCGACTCGGGGGTAAAAAGTCCGCTACCCAGGACATTTGTGGCAACCAACAATGTGGAAGCGGCCCGGGAACTTGCTCGCTATGCCCAGCAACATATCCCGCCAGGGAGTATGGTAGCTATTGTAAATCACATCCCTGGAGCCACTACAGCTATAGAACGAGAACAGGGGGTTCGTAGTATCCTTGAAAAGGATCCTCGCTTTACTATTATTGGTACCTATTTTACCGACAATTTTGAGGAAAATGCCTATACCATCGCCCGTTCATTGATGAATCAGCATCCTCGCTTAAGGGCACTCCTTGCGATGAATGAGGTCTCGGTAATCGGGTGTGCCCGGGCCATCCGGGATCTGGGGAAAAAAGGTGTGGTGCAACTCTATGGTTTTGATAATTCCCTTGTGGAGGTTCAATTCCTCGAAGAGGGAGTCTTGAATGCCACCGTAATCCAGCGGCCCTTTTCGATGGGATACCTTTCTGTCCAAATAGCAGCGGATGTCCTGAGGGGAAAAACCTTTCCCTCTTTTACCGACACTGGTTCAGTGTTGATTACTCCTGAAAATATGTATTATCCAGAGCACCAAAAGCTTCTGTTTCCTTTTGTGAAGTAA
- a CDS encoding sensor histidine kinase encodes MSERAASHSHSIQVTMALAFSVVSVSIIVAAILLSYAFTEEAARLSSRTYTRQLIRQIAQNVDMYIDYMKSISSFIQGNQDIQGYLSATEESRFFSRQRAREVLETIIRSRKDISLVALFDMQGKPLFHDERLEVNPHRDPRRENWFVSAMQRPGESHISSSHVQNILKNQYRWVISLSRCIVSEQDASTLGILLVDLNYDLIQRICSSVRLGKRGYVFIIDGKGELVYHPQQQLIYSGLKKENIPQILETKSDYFIADIPDMKVLYSVQNLQNVDWKVVGVNYKDELVENQEHIRRTYALWGVAFFSISILLSIVVAQQISRPIKRLRNSMRLVEQGNFHIRSNIRANNEIGELARDFNLMVEEIEKLLYRIKEQQEAKRKSELKALQMQINPHFLYNTLDSIIWMAEGGKQTEVVEMSAALAKLFRLSISKGREIVTIGSEVEHVRNYLTIQKIRYRDRLDYRIEIPDLLIEYRTVKIILQPLVENAIYHGIKNKGGPGLVVIGGCLIHEPEGSRDRIELFVQDDGVGMDDETLQRLRKRLGRVKNEGLPSESEAGGFSEGESGASFSGEGGLSRKGGTSFGIPLKIADNSHSGTSHHGLGVLNVDERIKLYFGPAYGLRYESQEGKGTTVYIDLPAILEDIEE; translated from the coding sequence ATGAGTGAACGAGCAGCATCCCATTCTCATAGTATTCAAGTAACCATGGCCCTGGCTTTTTCGGTGGTATCGGTCTCTATCATCGTGGCTGCTATTTTACTTTCATATGCTTTTACAGAGGAAGCGGCCCGACTTTCTTCCCGGACCTATACTCGCCAATTGATTCGTCAGATTGCCCAGAATGTGGACATGTATATCGATTACATGAAGAGTATTTCTTCCTTTATCCAGGGAAATCAGGATATTCAGGGATATCTTTCTGCTACAGAGGAAAGTCGTTTTTTTTCTCGTCAACGGGCCCGGGAAGTGTTGGAAACTATTATCCGCAGCCGGAAAGATATAAGTTTAGTCGCTCTTTTTGATATGCAGGGCAAACCTCTTTTTCATGATGAGCGGCTCGAAGTAAATCCTCATCGGGATCCAAGGCGGGAAAACTGGTTTGTCTCGGCTATGCAAAGGCCGGGAGAAAGTCATATTTCCTCTTCCCACGTCCAGAACATCCTTAAAAATCAATATCGGTGGGTGATATCTTTATCCCGTTGTATTGTTTCAGAACAGGACGCCTCTACTCTTGGTATCTTGCTGGTGGATCTGAATTATGATCTTATCCAGCGGATCTGTAGCTCTGTCCGGCTTGGGAAACGGGGGTATGTATTTATTATTGATGGAAAGGGGGAATTAGTATACCATCCCCAGCAACAGCTTATTTATAGTGGTTTAAAAAAAGAGAATATCCCTCAAATTCTTGAAACAAAAAGTGATTATTTTATCGCCGATATTCCCGACATGAAAGTTCTGTATAGTGTTCAAAACCTCCAGAATGTGGATTGGAAAGTGGTGGGGGTTAACTATAAAGATGAATTAGTGGAAAATCAGGAGCACATTCGACGGACCTATGCATTGTGGGGGGTGGCTTTTTTCTCGATTTCGATACTTCTTTCTATTGTTGTAGCCCAACAAATTTCTCGTCCCATAAAGCGACTGCGGAATTCGATGCGTCTTGTGGAACAGGGGAATTTCCATATTCGGTCAAATATTCGGGCGAATAATGAAATAGGGGAACTGGCCCGGGATTTTAATCTGATGGTAGAAGAAATCGAAAAACTTCTCTATCGAATTAAGGAACAACAGGAAGCAAAACGAAAAAGCGAGTTAAAGGCCCTTCAAATGCAAATAAATCCCCACTTTTTGTACAATACATTGGATTCTATTATTTGGATGGCCGAAGGAGGAAAACAGACCGAAGTGGTAGAAATGAGTGCAGCCCTGGCAAAGCTCTTTCGGCTCAGTATTAGTAAGGGTCGGGAGATTGTGACTATTGGCTCGGAAGTGGAACATGTCCGTAATTATCTTACTATTCAGAAGATCCGTTATCGGGACCGACTCGATTATCGAATAGAAATACCGGACCTTCTTATAGAATATCGAACGGTAAAAATTATCCTCCAGCCGTTGGTAGAAAATGCTATTTATCATGGCATCAAAAACAAAGGAGGCCCAGGACTTGTGGTAATTGGTGGTTGTTTGATCCATGAACCTGAGGGAAGTAGAGACCGGATAGAGCTTTTTGTTCAGGATGATGGGGTTGGCATGGATGATGAGACGCTTCAAAGATTGCGAAAACGACTGGGAAGGGTAAAAAATGAAGGTCTTCCCTCTGAATCTGAAGCCGGTGGGTTTTCTGAAGGAGAATCTGGTGCGTCCTTTTCTGGGGAGGGAGGCCTGTCTAGAAAGGGAGGGACATCCTTTGGAATTCCTTTAAAAATAGCAGATAATTCTCATAGCGGGACTTCGCATCATGGACTGGGGGTTCTTAATGTGGATGAACGAATCAAGTTGTATTTTGGTCCAGCCTATGGTTTACGCTATGAAAGCCAGGAAGGTAAAGGAACAACTGTCTACATCGACCTGCCGGCGATTTTAGAAGATATAGAAGAATAG